In Rosa rugosa chromosome 4, drRosRugo1.1, whole genome shotgun sequence, the genomic stretch TGTTAGAAGTCTTTATTTCTGAAAGATTAAATGTCACAAAAAGTCCTTAAAGTTTGGGTCATTCGACAATTTAGTTCTCAATATTCTAAAACTATAGAGCCGGCCCTGTGACTTCAGAGGCTTAAGGCGAATGGAATTTTGAGGCCTAAAGAACATACTTAAATCAATTTAAAATTAAGATTTCATAGTATCACACTATCACTGAAATATGATTCGTCTTGCATTTTTAGGTGCAAAGGTGCTAATCAAACTTACATAATCAAGTTTTCCAACAATATATTTTTCAATAGATATTATAGTCTACCACTCAATCTCTTTTATGACATAATACACCAAAAACAAGATTTGATCAATTTCAACTTACAAATTGTGCGACAAAGCCTCTTATTCAAGAGTCAATCCAAATTACTGAAGTTAAATTAATATTTTCGTCgtcttcttttttatatttcGAAATAAATTTTTTACTCTTCGGATCTTATTGAATGAATAATGTTTTTACCGCAAAGCAAACTTTTATTCTcattttcagtttctctactatctttttcttcttcttcttgttttttttttcccccttttgaGTTGGTCACGTGGGCTGCTCCCTACAGCACATGTTTAACTTTTCCTTTTCTAACttatatttaatttcttttttgagtTGGGCCCCTGCGTTACCTACTAGTTCTTTCAGTTTCTTCTATTCGAgtccttctcttttttttcttttttttttagctgggcaacataataatttttttgaGGCCCACAAAATTAGAGGCCCTAGGCCTGGACACTTCATctattgccaattgattttggatgtgaacctcagattacttGATTTTGGATTTCAAGaaacataataatttttttgaGGCCCACAAAATTAGAGGCCCTAGGCCTGGGACACTTCATctattgccaattgattttggatgtgaacctcagattactttatcaggtATTATACATGCATAAATAAATCATTTCTACACTAATTATAAATCACACTACTTCATTAGGGAAATAGTGAAATACTAGTTCTCAACGTCATTTTTAAAACTTTTATAATTCTCAAATATGATGTTTGCCTATAAATGACATGTCCTCATTCCTCAAGGGCTCCGAAGgatttgaagaaacaaaaaaaagaaaggtgtGTATTATGGTTAGTTTTTCTCTATTGAATAATGCCTTAAAACGCGTTAAATTCAACCAAGACTTTTTTTCCTACCTTATGAACGAGACTCAGTTTTTCATATATACTCATACTAACGTAGTCAaagtgtctctctctctctctcactatctatatatatatataacatatgtACTTCTTATGAATGGCTTCATCCGACTACCGTAAATAAATTAATTTCTTTTGATATGTAACAACTAACAGTAGCTTCCTAAAGTACTAGAGGAGGGCGAAGGTTCGATTGGAGTTTCCTCCTGAATACTCATCAACTTCTCTTTTAACTAATTAGGAATTTCATTGATCAGTCATCAGTCTACATTGCAAATATATTTCAACATCTCAAttattgaataaataaataattacaaCGCAGAATTTATTTAAATAGCAAAGTATGAGTGGCGAGAGTGCATCCATCCAAAATGCTTTAGACAAGAATACTATCCAAAAAatgtaaagaaaaataaaatagactCAAAGActccaaaaataaaagaaaattaccAATCAAAGCGCGTTTTCACAAAGTAAAGTTTTAGATAAATCAAAGATTCGACCTCTAAATCAACTTAAGAGTCAAGACTAAGTTGGGAACATAATGAGGGATGGTGGAATGAAGGTTCCCAGAGGGAACTCATTGACAATTTTAGGTCCGCAAGGGTATAGTTCTTCTTTTTCCAGTATTTGTTTTTTGGATCCGGCTTCTCTGCTAGAATTCATTTTGCTATAATCTGCTTGGATAACATTGTGAGCCCGCCACGTCAGCCTAACTGAATCCAATGGCTGTGAAGCTGACAGCAAATATAGATAAGGAAAAAGCCATAAAACACACTAACTTCAACGTTAGTACTTTAACGTTAACACTTGCAGGTCTCTCGATTCCTtgcatctccctctctcttttcgCCCAACTTCCTCCTTCCCCTCACCATCTAGTCGTGGAAAATTTAAGAATCAGTTATTGTCTCAATGACTCATTAGGAGGtgtgatagctaaatttataagctattgattttccttattcacacttaagattgtcaattgtagcaagggtaaacaagggtctttcccgcagaggactaaggttataactactcaaaacaatgtcacaaaagtgaccactgttcctagcgaacagcagtcgaaaacctaATTGAAAACCTAATCTGAACTACTCAGAAAactacgaaaatttacagagatatactagacacacagagcgtctagcacacaaaatttggtattattcggAATTGATTTACTATTCTAAACAAATACGAAAATATAGAGTACAGAagctgaaaataacaaaaactggttttaagatggtttgaaaacaatatgatgaagatagttagggaagatgcatccaccccggacaatcacacacaagataattttttcaatcctaattcaattaatctagatgaagatgctcaggttggctcggtacgcttgaacacaacctattaccctttcttacttcgtacgctaggcaggaagtgctctacacctagactattcccaagcaatgcaacctaaaggtacgcttattagattaaacatgcagagatcattaaggtctaaaagagtttgagacatcactaggcatcgcaataaacttagcgccttgctaaacctaggacttagtttacttgatagtgaaaactaacaattgcttctctagaaggtttgaggagtccaactattgacacaggcatcaaacaatcaaagcggtagaatcctaacacgcatactaagcgtgcactcaaagcatacaagcaagaattcatcaatggaaaagcagtaaacaaaagtctcatcttggattaaaagaaaataacatcaaaggtcaaatcatcttgtagttcatgtctaggggcttcaagcagccccctaactaataaaaacctagctaaacatagaagaaacaaaacaaactaaagaaggggaggaagagagagagagagctgctgcagattgatctccttttatatgcttagaggttaggaaatccaaaacctaaaagaattagggttcacgtgcttaggtggagttttcctattggctcttgaacttgatgactcattccaaccattcacatcatgccatttgtctatATTAAGCCgaaatatgaagcacaaactcgtcctcgggcttctcGGTGTGATTTGAgcctcgaaacataaattcccgtccaacctcagattcacgcacagcctgaccttcttgtactaaatcggccataacttcttctagaaaaatgatattgatgagccgtaaaaatattcggaaactagacatccgaggctatccatcaatataaagataattctctggatcgttctgagctggtctcagtgctctgtcgaaattaactgatctgcacaggcagatttcccgattttgcttttcaatccctcttttacttcttttcttcttctttactccaagatacctataaaacaaacaaacaaagtaaataactagaaaatacactaaactaacaaagaaagtatggagattaacgctattaacATCGCATAAATATGCTCTTATCAAGGTGACGATTTAACCTTGGTGAGATGtatatatctttttcttttcttttcttgtgttATGTTGTTCTTTTGAATCAAATTGATTTGGGTCTATTTCAATTCAATGGATTTGGGCGTGTTTTGTTGGGAGGTTGTAGAAATGAATTCTAAATTGTTTTATTGATGGGGTAGAATTTCAAGATGACTACTTTCTTGATTAGGTTTGATGGGTGAAGCCTAAATGTATCAATTGTTTCTTCCCGTCTATGGGGTTCACAGAAGAATTTGCTTGCATTATGCTATTATAGTACCTATCTAGTGTATGATAATATGAAACGAAGTGATGTACAATAGTTACTTAATGTTCATCTTTGAGTCTTTGGATGATTCTATTGCTGATGGTAGATCTTATAACAAACTAAGCTCATGCATTTTTTCTTTGACAAAGTAGCTAGGAGGCTCAACTTGGAATTAGAAAAGAATCAACTGAGTTTTGGTTATGTTAAAAATCAACAACAGTCTAGAAGAATGGATTTGGAAGCTATCGATGACCTGCATTTCAATCTGTCTTTTGGTATTGCATACCAAGTGTTTGTTTTATTGTCTCAATCAAGTAATTTTTCTTATCTAGTGAAAAATATAGCTTTGTTCTGAACTTTTATTCACTTAGAAAAATAACTTGGCGAGCCTTGTGAGTCTTACTGATCAAATTCAAGTCTATTTGTGCTCTTGTTTTGTCCAATACCAAATCTAGTTTCCACTATATACTGTAGGTATGTATTTTGGTAGCATACTTGTTTAGTATTAGTTGGTTTTTCCCTACTCCCTTTAAGGACGAGACTATTGTTCTTTTACTGGAAGAATGCATCTTTGAAGCCCTGAACTTTACAATAGACCATCAGTGGTTCCTTTTTGCCCCATCCCACCAACTGATCAATCGATCCTTTTTATTTGATGCAGGTTCAATTATGAAATACAAGTGGAGGCATAGAGCTGGGGACTATTAGTTAGGGAAAGGGTGTTTGATAGGTGGTAAGGTGGAGATGCAATAAATCAATTTGAGAATGATGGTGATAACGTAGGAAAGGctggagtatttgatcatatgaCACCGGCAGAGAGGCTCGAACAAGCAGAGAGGCTTCAAGTTCAAAGGCTTGCCAAAATGGCCATGTTAATTACTTAAGAATTGCTTTGTCAAGAGATCTATATGAGAAGTGAAAATTTGTTTAGGATGCTCAGATGGTCATGTTAATTACTTTTGACCTATGACTCCAATTTGGAATGAATTGTTAAGTTTCAATGTATGAAGATATTGTGCAGGACTCCAATTTGGAGTGAATTATTAATGAAATTCTGCAGAATATTGTTTACATGAATgagaatttcattttttttcttaactTGGCAAACGACCTGGAGTTGTGAAGCATAGTGTATAGATAGCAAACTGAATAAGAAGTTACTATGATGCCATCATTGGCTTCCTTGTACCAAGATAATGACTTAAAGAATAGAAAATTGAAGCATAGATTGCACTTTAATACAACTAGTTAAACCATACTTCAATTCAATGAAAAGCTTTAGTTGCATAAATAATAGGCATGCTCCAATGTTGAGTTCAAATAGCATCAGAGGCCAATCATTCATCACCACAATATGAGTCTTTCCCATCAGTTTGCCACTTTCTGCTCAATTTGTTGTGTATATATGGGAGTTTTGGAAACAAACTTTTGAGTTTCAATTTGATTCATATTCAGTAGCTTAACAAGGAGGCAATCACTTAAAACAAGCATTTTTGTTCTTCAAACCTGCTTCTTTGGTACACCTATTGACAAAGCTAGTTACTTTACTTAAAGAAGCTTCAGAACTTTGAATAACATGGCTGGTCATTTGCCAAAGTTAAGATAAAAAATGAAATTCTCATTCATGTAAATAATACCCGGCAGAATTTCTTCATACATAGAAACTTTTCATATTAATTCACTCCAAATTGGAGTCATGGCCAAAAGTAAAAGTTTACACCTTCAAAAAAACCCAACAgccttcaacaataaaaaagctACTATTAGTTAACATCATCAGCTCCACTTCCATATCCTAACCAACATGTTGTGCTCTAATTTGCCAATTGCATCAACTTCTGAATTTCCATCTTGAGGGCAAGTTTTTAAATACTCCTCAGGAACAATCCCAGCGTGTTCAGAAGGATCTAATGCATTCCATTTAACAATTGTGAGATTAGGGCAATTCTTCCCAATCAACACCAGAGCCTCTGGAGATATTTTATGGTAATAGCTGATGTCAAGTTCCTTAATCATGGTGCACCGAAACGCTATGTCAGCGATGGATGCATCAGTCACATTCGGGCAGCACTTGATCAAAAGAACCTCAAGGTTTGGGAACCTAGAAAAATACAATTACAAGCACATATCACATTGGCATATATCTAACTCCAATTACCCACAACAGTCCATGAAAAGTTGAACTTAACAAACAACATTTGAAATGTACCAATAAAGAAAAACATAAACTACTCACTTCCAGGCCTCAAAAATCTaatttttccaaacaaaaactaAACATATAAACCTTTCAGCTCACCATacatcaatcaagaacaaaaattCATTCCCAAAAAACAAGTTTTAATAATCACCCTGCTAATCCCCACACCACACCACGACAATAAAAACCCACAACCAAAACCTTCCCACTTTTCAATTCCTCATTCCTTTTCCACAAAAATCCAAACTTCCATAGAAAatccaaaccaaaaccaaaatgaatcaAACACGAATAAATAAATGCAAGATAACATTAGCTTCATAACTTGAAGGTGAAGATGAATAACATTAGCTCCATAACTTACATACCAACTTCAACATTTTCTCTCTTAGTGTGACTAAAAGTTTCGAAATTGGTAAAATTACAACATCAATGCTATACCAAATCCTTAGAAATTTCCACTCTTTCCTCTACTTCACACCAGTGGTACCCTCCTACTCCAAATCAAAGATCAGGGCATACAAATGCATTATTTTTTCCACACTCAACCCATCAATCAACAATGAAACTCCCTCAAAACAGACCAACCCAGATGATAAAATGCTTAATAGAGATGGAAAATACTAACAATATGCAGACCAAACAAAAGGGTAATCATAATAGACCTCAGAAAACGCATCAACAAAGTAGTCATCTTCAAATTCGATCCATTGCATCAACAAAACAATTTAGAATTCATTCCTACAACCTCCCAACAAAACACGCCCAAATCCAATAAATTGAAATACACCCAAATCAATTTGATTCAACGAAAAACATAACACAAGATGGTGAGGGGAAGGAGGAAATtgggtgaagagagagagagagatgtgagGAGTCGAGAGATTGTGTTCGATTCAGTTCATTACTAGATGGTGAGGGGAAGGAGGAAATTGggcgaagagagagagggagatgagAGGAGTCGAGGGATAGAGATCTTGTTCGATTCAGTGTTGACGTTAAAGTACTATTTCAGATCGTTAGTGAAGTCTATGGGCTTTCTGTGTTGTCAGTTTAATGGCCCTTAGATTGAACCACGCTGACGTGGCAAGCTCACAATGTTATCCAAGCAGATTATAGCAAAATGAATTCTAGTAGAGAAGCCgagtcctttttttttcccttgtcACAATAATTAGCTACAACATTTCTCAGCAACACATCACAATGCCAACACCAGTGGAGAAAGTATTGAAATGGAGCCAGATAGATAAAAGTTAAAATGGAGAGTCACTTATTAGGAGTCTAATGCAATTGTTAAAATggataaaaaaattaaacatgctcttcaaaatagctaaggaacaaaaaaaaaagtgttataGAGCTCTAGCAAAACTAGCTTATTTTGGTCAAATTTTAGCAAAAGTAACTAAAAAGctattttagctagccacttttaAAATATGTCTATATCGATTacttctctctattttagctaattttgaactTATATTATTTAAtagataaagaaaaaataatttaaatgaatttataaattacattaaACAACCTTAAAAAATATATTGAactaacaaaaataatagagtCTGCCTCGCTCTCTATCAAGATAGCTAACAATTAAAAATGGAGAGCCACTGCGAGATGAgattctctataatttaaaacattccttttaagttattttatgtaatttataaatacatttaaactatttaatcttcatttaaaaaataaaataaattcaaaactaactaaaatagagagcattaaTGCAAACGTAATTCTAAaatggctagctaaaatgaccttttagctactttagctaaaatttgactttaAAATGGCTAACATTGCTAAAGGTgctcttaggagtctggtgcagctgctaaaatcaataaaaagcTAAATATGTTCTTCAAAATAACTAAGAAGCTaagatagagagtctgctaaagatggtctaagagcatctttaacaATGCTAGCtatattttagtcaaattttagctaatgtatctaaaaagttattttggctaGTCACTTTTAAAATATGTTTTATCAGTgatttctattttagctagttttgaatttaaattatttttaaatgaagattaaatagtttaaatatatttataaattacataaaataactcaaaatcaatattttaaattataaagagtctcatctcgctctctatatttaggagcgagatagctaaaagttataatggataGCCACTTAAGTGTCTGGTGCAGTtgttaaaatagataaaaaaaaactaaatatgcTCTTCAAAATAGCTAAATAGTCAAAATGGAGAGCCTGCTATAGATGCTTTAATAGATTAGATTTGGTTATGAATCTAATGTAATTAATAAGAGATGTATTTGGTACTTAGTGATTGAAGTTTTTAACCCACATATTAGtctgacctagcgctctgctagggttatcGTCGGCCTCCCACCTTcgacaaaattttcaaaatttccaAACTTCGATGGCCATGGCCATTGCTAGCCTTGTGGCTGATTGGTTATTGTTTCTTAACTATTGCTTTCGTACTGTTGCTAGGAGTGCCGCCTTGGATTTGGTTCCCAGCGGTTGTTGGCTGGGACGGCTGTTATGGTGTTCTGGTGGCTTCTCTGAGACCGAGCTTTGACAGCGTGGATCTGAGTTGGCCTGTATCAGATCGAAACGACTGGGTTTCGGATCGGAGTTCTCAAGCTGGTCTCTTTGCTGTGGTTGGGTGTCGTCGTAGGGCGGATATGGTCGGGGTTGATTTGGATGACAGTTGTTGGGGTTTCAAGACAGAGTTTGCTATTTCTAGATCGAAGGAAATGGTGGATGATCGCAATGTTCGCACTGATGTTAGACGTGGTGGTTCGCTGCAACGTTGACGAGGTGCCGGGGTTGGATGGGCCTGGCCGGATCAGGTGACCGATCTACGCTTGGTTGATGTGATGGTTGAATCGTCCTTTGGCTGCCAGATTGAGGAGCTCTGGTTTCCGGTTGTTGGTGGAGCAGATCGCGTTGGCGACGGCGGTGAATTCTTCGCCGGCAACTGGACGAAAGCTGTGGACGATGGAGGTTGGTCTTGGTGGGTGGCTTGGGCTTCCATGTGGGCTTGTttttttgggctagggttccTGGTGGGTTGTTCTGAGTTGTGTTGGTGGGTGTGGTGCTTCTCGGCCCATCAGCAAAGTGACATTTTATTTGTTCTATGCTTGGTTTTGTTTCCCCTTTTCAAGGTGAAGGGCGAGACTGTGCCGATTGTGGAGGCTGCTACTGCAGAGGGTAATGTGGAAGGTGCTATGTCACTTTCTACTAAtagtttaatttaatttttgtttgggtcgcaaaaaccagagcCTTAGTTGTTTCCCTTTTATGTCTGCTTtgaggtttcttggtttttgttagaataaaggtgcgtggatttcctaaaaggtgggtgtactcgggattttttgggatgttattcttctagaatagggtttcatgaggttctaaggaacgattgctttctgtcgaccccattgGGGTGTTTCGttcttgtactgcttgctgaatttaatgaaagggctgacctattttcgttcaaaaaaaaaagtttttaacCCACATATAAAGCATAAACGATGAAAAATAGTGCTCACAAGATTTATGTGGTTTGACAAACTTATATGACTGTGACTAAAAGATGCTATTTATTTACCGTGAAAATTGTCAAAATACAACTAGCCGATACAAAAGTTCTTGTACGTTTATCATCCGGAAAagccttcttttccttcttgttGAGATTTGGCAACACCTATGGCTCACACTCCCACGGAAGTAGCAAACTATTTCAATAGTAATTAGTTCCGTTTTCAATTTAGCAAGACTTATTAGTAATTGTTGCTTAGGCCTTAAACTGTAATTGGACGCCCCATTGTACGTAAGTACAATATATCTATCTGTCTTCGTAGAGATTCTTCCCATTGAATAAGCTTGTTGGCGTGTTTGAACCTTTTGTAGATGTTCCATGTCCCTATCTTTGGGCACTTGCGTAATAGCTCCATGCCGTTTTGCATTTGTATTCTCAGAACTTCCAGGTCCTCCTTCAAGCGATCCAACAACAGCCCACTAGGTTTCTTTGTCACCTTGACCAGTGGTTGTAAGGAGTCAAGGGCACATTCGATGCTCTGGAGCATGGGTTTATATGTGACGTGCTCGACCATCAGCCGCTGAACGCTTTCGTATAACACATTGAATAGTTTCTCTAGATCATACCCTGCTCCACCAAAATCAGAATGCTTAAGCAATTCATATTGATTTCATTGATCGTTTACTTGTTGACTCACTTTAGGAAACTTCCAAGTCAAGAAAGCAAAAATCATATCTGACAAAGAGACTTACTGTTCCATGGAAATTTTGGAATAGTGTATGACACACATCGATTTTTTTTCATGGTTAACCAGCTAATAGAAAGTGCAATTAAAAATATAGAGAAACATGGTATATACTTTGGTAATATTACGAAATGATAAAATGAAAACTTGCAATATATCTCTCGCATCATAAGAATTTTATTGCAATATTAATGCAGTAATTAACATACGATAATTAATTACTACATAGTAGTAACATATGTATATTAATACATTTTGTTGGATAACAGCGGAAGcgtaaaataagaaaaattaatttGGAGTAAGGAGATATGATGCATGACTGACACATAATATGGGAGATGTACATTCCGAAGACATATACAGAGCTCCTAGAGAAAGATATGAAGGAGACACTCAAAATAGCTGATAAAGGAATTCACTCTGATAAAACTTCTACAAAATACTCCTCGATCTACACCTTACTCAGCTAAACTAGCCTACTTATATAGGCCTTTACTAGACATTGCCATAAGTATGACAATTACAACAGACATAAGTATTAGACCATTACAATAACCTTAAACCTTCCTAACTCCCATAACCTATAAAGTCActaactctcaccattattttCACCATAACTCTCAACATAATTCTAAATTAATGTTATTTCCAACACATTTCACTGAAGTGTAACATTCTTTTCTAAACTCGTGAATTTTagaagctatatatatatatatatatatatatatatatatatatatagagagagagagagagagagagagagagcgaggcctcgctctgaaattaaagtgtgaggttaGAGTTTAAGGTCACTTTTTgatctcatatccacatctcaaccgttcagtttttaagtactaatgtatagatcatctctacaaaatttcagccaaattgatgatctttaaggtatctaactcgcttaaaccaatgcacgaactgaatctgtccaacataaaccgtactagctttaagacagttatcaaccttaacgaccatcaatttggctgaaattttgcagagatgatctatacattagtacctaaaaactgaacggtcgaaatgtggatatgtgaccgaaaagtgaccataaactctaAAAGCTCTGGATaggatgtgtgtgtgtgtatatttttccAAGAAAAAGTTACCTGTTCCGGCATCAGTGACTTCCCTTGCTTCCTGCTGCTTCATCATTTCTTCTATCACTCCTTGCAATTGAACAAGCTGTTTAGCGTTGTTTTGGAGTGCCGAAACAAACTTGTCCTGCAGATCTCTCGCTTCTTCCTGCTGCAGCGTGCGTTCCTTCAGCAGTCTCTCATTGAACTCTTGCATCTCAACAAGTTGTTGCGCAGTTTCCTTTGCCACCATCAAGTTCTCCTTAACGTCCCTCGCTTGCTGCATCAACACCTGTTTCAAGAGCCGTTTCAGAGTTCCATCCAACTCCACAAGTTGGTCTGTGTAACGAGACTTGATGCGGTTCCACATGCGAAGCTTGGAGAGCTTGAGAACAAGCTTTTCCGCCTCCCTCATTTGTTTCTCGAGATTTTGTATTTCATCGTTTGGGAGACCCAGTTTCAGGTTGTGTTCTCCTATCTGTTGGATGATGAGTGGTTGAATGGAGTCTAAGGTGGATTTGAGAGCTCCGAGGAGGGGTTTAAACTGCATAAACTTGCCCACTACTAAGCCTTCCTTAACCACATCGTAGAGCATGGTGAACACTGTTCCTAAACCAGCCCCTGCGACTAACTCGGCCA encodes the following:
- the LOC133742510 gene encoding F-box protein SKIP1-like, whose product is MTTLLMRFLRFPNLEVLLIKCCPNVTDASIADIAFRCTMIKELDISYYHKISPEALVLIGKNCPNLTIVKWNALDPSEHAGIVPEEYLKTCPQDGNSEVDAIGKLEHNMLVRIWKWS